In a single window of the Pseudomonas entomophila genome:
- a CDS encoding SDR family oxidoreductase, translating to MDKVIVITGASRGIGAATALLAAQQEYRICINYHANDEAAETVLAQVRELGATAIAVRADASVEDEVVRLFQRVDHELGPVTALVNNAGTIGQQGRVEEMSEFRLLKVMKTNVVGPMLCAKHALLRMARRHGGQGGAIVNVSSMAARLGSPNEYVDYAASKGALDTFTIGLAKEVASEGVRVNGVRPGYIHTGFHALSGDPERVTKLEPGLPMGRGGRPEEVAEAILWLLSDSASYSTGTFIDLSGGR from the coding sequence ATGGACAAGGTCATCGTCATCACCGGCGCCAGCCGGGGCATCGGCGCCGCCACCGCATTGCTGGCGGCGCAACAGGAGTATCGCATCTGCATCAACTACCACGCCAACGACGAGGCCGCCGAGACGGTGTTGGCCCAGGTTCGCGAGCTGGGCGCCACGGCCATCGCCGTGCGTGCCGACGCCAGCGTCGAGGACGAGGTGGTGCGGTTGTTCCAGCGCGTCGACCACGAACTGGGGCCGGTCACCGCGCTGGTCAACAATGCCGGTACCATTGGCCAGCAGGGCCGGGTGGAGGAGATGTCAGAGTTCCGTCTGCTCAAGGTCATGAAGACCAACGTGGTCGGCCCGATGCTCTGCGCCAAGCACGCCTTGCTGCGCATGGCGCGGCGCCATGGCGGGCAGGGCGGGGCGATCGTCAACGTTTCATCCATGGCCGCGCGGCTTGGCTCGCCCAATGAGTATGTCGACTACGCCGCCTCCAAGGGCGCGCTGGATACCTTCACCATTGGCCTGGCCAAGGAAGTGGCGAGCGAGGGGGTGCGCGTCAATGGCGTACGGCCAGGCTATATCCATACCGGCTTCCACGCCTTGAGCGGTGACCCCGAACGCGTCACCAAGCTCGAGCCAGGCCTGCCCATGGGGCGCGGTGGGCGCCCCGAGGAAGTGGCCGAGGCGATCCTCTGGCTGCTGTCGGACAGCGCGTCCTACTCGACGGGCACCTTCATCGACCTGAGTGGCGGGCGCTGA
- the mapR gene encoding GntR family transcriptional regulator MpaR (MapR regulates genes involved in Pseudomonas quinolone signal (PQS) production and anthranilate metabolism): MKRYERFADDIAELIRSGVLGPGQRVPSVRYASQTHGVSPSTVFQAYYLLERRGLIRARPRSGYFVNAHAPRPFSEPQAQAPASESTDVDVSGLVFSILDSIKDPHTVPFGSAFPSPTLFPLQRLSRSLASASRAMDPRMVVTDLSPGNPQLRRQIALRYMVGGLMLPMEELLITNGALEALNLCLQAVTQPGDLVAIEAPAFYACLQVLERLKLKAVEIPVHPREGMDLGVLAKTLEKHPVKAVWCMTNFQNPVGASMPEAKKQQLVELLRRHQVPLIEDDVYAELYYSQQAPKPAKAFDTEGLVMHCGSFAKSLAPGYRIGWVAAGRFAQKIERLKLMTSLCASMPAQAAIADYLQHGGYDRHLRKLRYALEGQQANMLAAIARHFPAQTRVSQPSGGYFLWLELPEQMDALKLFHMALAQGISIAPGPIFSPTRRFGNCIRLNYGSPWGDGPEQAMETLGRIVRSF; the protein is encoded by the coding sequence ATGAAACGCTACGAACGATTCGCCGACGACATTGCCGAACTGATCCGCTCCGGGGTGCTCGGCCCTGGCCAGCGCGTGCCCTCGGTGCGTTATGCCAGCCAAACCCACGGCGTCAGCCCGTCCACGGTGTTCCAGGCCTATTACCTGCTGGAGCGCCGTGGCCTGATCCGCGCCCGGCCGCGCTCAGGCTACTTCGTCAATGCTCACGCCCCACGCCCGTTCAGCGAACCCCAGGCGCAAGCGCCGGCCAGCGAGTCCACCGACGTGGATGTCAGCGGCCTGGTGTTCTCCATCCTCGACTCGATCAAGGATCCGCACACCGTGCCGTTCGGCTCGGCCTTCCCCAGCCCCACGCTGTTTCCCCTGCAACGCCTGTCGCGCTCGCTGGCCAGCGCCAGCCGGGCAATGGACCCGCGCATGGTGGTCACCGACCTGTCGCCGGGCAACCCGCAACTGCGCCGGCAGATCGCCCTGCGCTACATGGTCGGCGGGCTGATGCTGCCCATGGAGGAACTGCTGATCACCAACGGTGCGCTGGAGGCGCTGAACCTGTGCCTGCAGGCGGTGACTCAGCCCGGCGACCTAGTGGCGATCGAGGCGCCGGCCTTCTACGCCTGCCTGCAAGTGCTCGAGCGCCTCAAGCTCAAGGCCGTGGAAATTCCGGTACATCCGCGCGAAGGCATGGACCTTGGCGTGCTCGCCAAAACCCTGGAAAAACACCCGGTCAAGGCCGTGTGGTGCATGACCAATTTCCAGAACCCAGTGGGCGCCAGCATGCCGGAGGCGAAGAAGCAGCAACTGGTCGAGCTGCTGCGCCGCCATCAGGTGCCGCTTATCGAAGACGACGTCTACGCCGAGCTGTACTACTCGCAGCAAGCACCGAAGCCGGCCAAGGCCTTCGATACCGAGGGGCTGGTGATGCACTGCGGCTCGTTCGCCAAGAGCCTAGCCCCGGGCTACCGCATCGGCTGGGTCGCCGCCGGGCGTTTCGCGCAGAAAATCGAACGGCTCAAGCTGATGACCTCGCTCTGCGCGTCGATGCCGGCCCAGGCAGCCATCGCCGACTACCTGCAACACGGCGGCTACGACCGCCACCTGCGCAAGCTGCGTTATGCGCTGGAAGGCCAGCAGGCCAACATGCTCGCCGCCATTGCCCGCCATTTCCCGGCGCAGACCCGCGTCAGCCAACCTTCCGGCGGCTACTTCCTGTGGCTCGAACTGCCTGAGCAGATGGATGCGCTGAAGCTGTTCCACATGGCCCTGGCCCAGGGCATCAGCATCGCGCCGGGGCCGATCTTCTCGCCGACCCGACGCTTCGGCAACTGCATTCGCCTGAACTACGGCAGCCCCTGGGGCGATGGCCCCGAGCAAGCCATGGAGACCCTCGGACGGATCGTGCGCTCGTTCTAG
- a CDS encoding PAS domain-containing protein — protein MPDSEIKALRQRNAELENRLTQQNGIDDSLYRFLFDTMDEGFCVIEFFDGPHGPLSDYIHIVANAAYARHAGIPDVVGQKLREMVPDEADDWVARYGEVLRTGQPLQFEQELVATGRVLSITTFRIEPAERNQVAVLFQDVTERRRAETALQQLNDHLEQRVADALAERSLFAELVERSVAGVQVVDTSLRFLAVNARAVKDFELLFGRTIKAGDTLAACLTGFPEEYQRSLAFWRRALAGESFIEVIEYGRAKHLQHFELRFNPLRDVSGTIIGAYLFVYDISRQVSEQQRLLEAEDALRQAQKMEAVGQLSGGIAHDFNNLLGGILGAQELVRQRLEQARLGDIPALLDTASDSARRAAALVHRLLAFSRRQTLLPQATSVGVLILDMEELIRRSVGPAITVSVSCSPDLWATFIDPPQLESALLNLCINARDALPGGGRIDIRCANQSFDLAHAATLDLAAGDYLQLSVEDNGRGMPAEVVERAIDPFFTTKPLGQGTGLGLSMAFGFVRQSGGQLQIQSTPGAGTRIDLYLPRHHEAPKAPQARPMAERLTQPERARILLVEDQAALRLVIGEVLDELGHEVEGVEHGPAALELLEHGFVPDLLISDIGLPGGLNGCQVAEACRALHPSLPVLFITGYDESAALSDGQLPARTAVLRKPFELPAIADLVAQLLATE, from the coding sequence ATGCCCGACAGTGAAATCAAGGCTTTGCGTCAGCGCAACGCCGAACTCGAGAATCGCCTGACCCAGCAAAATGGCATAGACGACAGCCTGTACCGTTTTCTGTTCGACACCATGGATGAAGGCTTTTGTGTCATCGAGTTCTTCGACGGCCCCCACGGCCCGCTGAGTGACTACATCCATATCGTCGCCAACGCCGCCTACGCCCGCCACGCCGGCATCCCAGACGTGGTCGGGCAGAAGCTGCGGGAAATGGTGCCGGACGAGGCCGACGACTGGGTCGCCCGTTACGGCGAGGTGTTGCGTACCGGCCAGCCGTTGCAGTTCGAACAGGAACTGGTGGCCACCGGGCGGGTGCTGTCGATCACCACGTTCCGTATCGAGCCCGCCGAGCGGAACCAGGTAGCCGTGCTGTTCCAGGATGTCACCGAGCGGCGCCGCGCGGAGACTGCGCTACAGCAACTCAACGATCACCTCGAACAGCGCGTGGCCGATGCCCTGGCCGAACGCAGCCTGTTCGCCGAACTGGTCGAACGCAGCGTGGCAGGGGTGCAAGTGGTCGACACTTCGTTGCGTTTCCTGGCCGTGAACGCACGCGCGGTGAAAGACTTCGAGTTGCTGTTCGGGCGCACGATCAAGGCCGGAGACACGTTGGCAGCCTGCCTCACCGGGTTTCCCGAGGAGTACCAACGCTCACTGGCGTTCTGGCGCCGAGCACTGGCGGGTGAAAGCTTCATCGAAGTGATCGAGTACGGCCGCGCAAAGCACCTGCAGCATTTCGAATTGCGCTTCAACCCGTTGCGTGATGTCAGTGGCACGATTATCGGTGCTTACCTCTTTGTCTACGACATCAGCCGTCAGGTCAGCGAGCAGCAACGCTTGCTGGAGGCCGAGGATGCATTGCGCCAGGCGCAGAAGATGGAAGCTGTCGGCCAGCTCAGCGGCGGCATCGCCCATGACTTCAACAACCTGCTCGGAGGCATCCTCGGCGCCCAGGAGCTGGTTCGCCAACGCCTGGAGCAGGCACGCCTGGGCGACATCCCAGCCTTGCTCGATACCGCGAGCGATTCGGCGCGACGGGCTGCGGCACTGGTGCATCGGTTGCTGGCCTTCTCGCGCCGCCAGACCCTGCTGCCACAGGCCACCTCGGTTGGCGTGCTGATCCTCGACATGGAGGAACTGATCCGCCGCAGCGTGGGCCCGGCCATTACCGTGAGTGTCAGTTGTAGCCCGGACCTGTGGGCGACCTTCATCGACCCCCCGCAACTGGAAAGCGCCCTGCTCAACCTGTGCATCAACGCCCGAGATGCCTTGCCCGGTGGAGGACGCATCGACATCCGCTGCGCTAACCAATCGTTCGATCTGGCACATGCCGCCACGCTGGATCTCGCGGCAGGCGATTACCTGCAACTAAGTGTCGAAGACAATGGCCGCGGTATGCCAGCGGAGGTGGTCGAGCGCGCCATCGACCCCTTCTTCACCACCAAGCCGCTCGGCCAGGGCACAGGGCTGGGGTTGTCGATGGCCTTCGGTTTCGTACGCCAGTCTGGTGGACAGTTGCAGATCCAATCGACGCCAGGAGCAGGCACGCGAATCGATCTGTACCTGCCCCGTCACCATGAAGCGCCCAAGGCGCCGCAAGCCCGCCCGATGGCCGAAAGGCTGACGCAGCCTGAGCGTGCGCGGATCCTGCTGGTCGAGGACCAGGCCGCGCTACGCCTGGTCATTGGCGAGGTGCTCGATGAGCTCGGGCATGAGGTGGAAGGGGTTGAGCACGGCCCGGCCGCGCTGGAGCTGTTGGAGCACGGCTTCGTACCGGACCTGCTGATCAGCGATATCGGCTTGCCAGGCGGCCTCAACGGGTGCCAGGTCGCCGAGGCCTGCCGAGCCTTGCATCCGAGCCTGCCAGTGCTGTTCATCACCGGCTATGACGAGAGCGCGGCACTCAGCGACGGGCAGTTACCTGCGCGCACCGCCGTATTGCGCAAACCGTTCGAGCTGCCGGCCATCGCCGACCTGGTCGCGCAGTTGCTGGCGACCGAGTAA